The genome window NNNNNNNNNNNNNNNNNNNNNNNNNNNNNNNNNNNNNNNNNNNNNNNNNNNNNNNNNNNNNNNNNNNNNNNNNNNNNNNNNNNNNNNNNNNNNNNNNNNNNNNNNaagaagtattggggagaggtgattagacaggacttaGCTCAGCTTCgcattaccgaggacatgactctagataggaaggagtggaggtcgcgtattaaggttgaaggttagtagggctagCGTGTTGTCTTCCCGTGCGAGGGTTTTGGTTGGTATCGTTTGTAGTAGTCCTAGTCTTGATCTTgtagttcttgtctgtgatcATATAGTCTTGTGTCGTTTACTGAGTTTCACCTCtcactttattttcttgatgttattgtctccGTTGTTGACTATGCACTTTTCTCTTATTGGATACTATGTCATATATAATGTTTCCTCTTATTTCTCTTGGGTTgttgtacttgagctgagggtcctccggaaacagcctctctacctccacgaggtagtggtaaggtctgcgtacactctaccctccccagaccccacttaatgggatttcactgggtatgttgttgttgttgttgttgtcttaTAGATCAATTTCTTTATTGTGATATCTTAGTTAATCTTTTTCATTTAATGTACCAATAatctaaataatattattttgaattataaattttaaataaatctaaatttaaacagaaaaatcCTTTGACTAACtttgttataaatatattgtttgttattattagtgaatatcattattttaatatatgcaattagtatgaaaaaataaatctttcgAATATGATGCATCACATGCTAAAAAAAACTACATATTGAATATGATTTTTTGTGGTATTTATTGTCACGATTCGGGTCTACACCCTAATTGAAACACAGTATTTGGAACGACAAATGATCCCAAATTAATCCTTGGCATAGCATATCTAAgcatattatatgaaaattgaaGCCGAAGCTAAAGCCTAAAAACATAGCTGAAATAGAGTTCAAGAATAAGTCTATTACAACTGAATACTAATGTATGAAAGCCTCTAAACTGAATAAAACGATTTATCAAGACCCCGGACTGCTTGAAAGCTAACACAACTGGAGTGAATTAAATCTACTAACTCATAACTGAAGTCCTCTGAATGCGAGGAGGACTCACCACAATGCTGAGAGTCGAGGAACTTAGTGGAACGTCTTCCCCCAAATCCAAATCAAGGTGCTAAaaatctacatcataaaacaTATCTGTTAAATCATGAGAAAGTTTTTTAGAATATGTACAACTTGTAGATTCTCAAAATAGCTTTCATAATAATATAACGGCTAAAAAATAATGCTTTAATAAATAAGCTTCAAGAATCATGGACATGGCAATGGAAAAATCTTGCTCAACATAAAAGGAAACACAATAgtcaaaatgcataatcattaGTAAGTAAGTTCaagaattaatttaattgaatcaTAAAAATGGTGAATTTGAAAGTGGGCTTATAAACTCTAACCAAAGAattgaattcttgaaaatttaagaattcTTACATGCCTTAATCACTCCAATTGCCGAAGAAAAGTGTGATTTTGGAAGAAGTAGAACCACAAAACTTTTCTTGAACCTTggagatgagttcttgaggagttttttttttttgaaaatctatgaATTTCATGAGTAGAAGTTATTAATTTGTGTTAAGATGAAGAAATTATGAAGCTTTATGGTCAAATCTTACCTTGGATGATGGATGAACCTTAgaggaagttagtttcttgaaagCTTCTCTTTCTAGGATAAATTTATGAACTAGGAAGCTGAACTACGTCTTTGGAGGGGGGTGGAGAGGAGGGGGGGAGTTAAAAGACTTTAGACGCGCCCGCCCGCACAGAAAAAGTCTCAAGCGCGCAGCCAATCATGTAGGAAGGCAGAAGTTGCTGCCTCGATGCGCTAGCGCACGGAAAATGCCTCGGATGCGCGGCCGGCGTTTGAAAAGACAATATCCAGTAAAGTAGGCATACCTTTTTACTTCGAACTCTAATTGATGCAAACTTGATAGCGTTCGAAAGAAgactcaaatacctttaattttataggtTATGGGTCACCTAACTCTTCATATGCTAAGAGATATggtagtttgaagttgacccaaatagaatcttatatcaaaacttaatcggtaaggaagctttcaactcaactttgtgctaggtgATTCTTATGAACTTAATTCATCTACGAATCTCTTCCCATACTAAAAAattgaccttaacacctaagCGAAATTTAAGAATCACGTGATACAATCTTATACACAAATGAAGAATGACTCGGGTCTCAGCTTAGAATCTTTGGGGTGTTAAATTTATTCTATGTGATAANNNNNNNNNNNNNNNNNNNNNNNNNNNNNNNNNNNNNNNNNNNNNNNNNNNNNNNNNNNNNNNNNNNNNNNNNNNNNNNNNNNNNNNNNNNNNNNNNNNNNNNNNNNNNNNNNNNNNNNNNNNNNNNNNNNNNNNNNNNNNNNNNNNNNNNNNNNNNNNNNNNNNNNNNNNNNNNNNNNNNNNNNNNNNNNNNNNNNNNNNNNNNNNNNNNNNNNNNNNNNNNNNNNNNNNNNNNNNNNNNNNNNNNNNNNNNNNNNNNNNNNNNNNNNNNNNNNNNNNNNNNNNNNNNNNNNNNNNNNNNNNNNNNNNNNNNNNNNNNNNNNNNNNNNNNNNNNNNNNNNNNNNNNNNNNNNNNNNNNNNNNNNNNNNNNNNNNNNNNNNNNNNNNNNNNNNNNNNNNNNNNNNNNNNNNNNNNNNNNNNNNNNNNNNNNNNNNNNNNNNNNNNNNNNNNNNNNNNNNNNNNNNNNNNNNNNNNNNNNNNNNNNNNNNNNNNNNNNNNNNNNNNNNNNNNNNNNNNNNNNNNNNNNNNNNNNNNNNNNNNNNNNNNNNNNNNNNNNNNNNNNNNNNNNNNNNNNNNNNNNNNNNNNNNNNNNNNNNNNNNNNNNNNNNNNNNNNNNNNNNNNNNNNNNNNNNNNNNNNNNNNNNNNNNNNNNNNNNNNNNNNNNNNNNNNNNNNNNNNNNNNNNNNNNNNNNNNNNNNNNNNNNNNNNNNNNNNNNNNNNNNNNNNNNNNNNNNNNNNNNNNNNNNNNNNNNNNNNNNNNNNNNNNNNNNNNNNNNNNNNNNNNNNNNNNNNNNNNNNNNNNNNgaacttagaacttgaacttgaacttgaaattagaacttgaacatgaatttagaacttgaacttgaactttgaacttagaacttgaacttgaacttgaacttggaacttgaacttgaaattaaaacttgaacttgaacttagaacttgtacttgaacttgaacttgaacttgaacttgaacttgaacttgaacttgaacttagaacttagaacttagaacttgaacttgaacttagaacttgaacttgaacttgaaattagaacttgaacttagaatttgaacttgaaattagaacttgaacttgaaattagaacttgaacttgaaattaggtGACAACTCTTTACTTTTAGCTCATTAAAAGAGTTGTCACATGTTGAAACCCTCTTTTGTGAGAAAATGGGGTGCGACACACTTTAGGGGGAAAAGTGAAGTATAGAAATAGCAAAGGACTAGGTTCAAATTGGAAAATAGTGCATACAATAAGGATGTGTAATGTAAAGACCTCAGAACACACACATACAGAGTCTTGTACTAATATTGAGTTTGTACAATCAGTTTCTCAAGTATCTGGTCATCTTATTAAGAGTTGGCATTATATCTCACAGGGAAatgaacaaagaagaaaaacgATTTAATCAAgaagaggaggatgaggagGAAAATGGGAGAGGTCGAGAAGCATGGGAAAGAACTTATGCAGATGAAAGATCATGGGAGTCTTTGCAAGAGGATGAATCAGGTCTCCTTCGTCCAATTGACAACACAACTCTATCCCATGCTCAGTATCGACGACGTCTCCGCACTGCAACCGCTGCACGAATTCAGAAGGGTCTGATTCGGTACCTCTACATTATCATTGATTTCTCCAGGGTATGTAAAATCCTATATGATTGCCAATAACTGCATTACTGTAATTGGTTACCGACATTTAAAGGTTTAGTTTTTCATTGtaagatatgaaaaaaatatttaagcatcTATCTTTATCTGTTTGTAAATGAGTTATCTCGGGAAGAGGTTAATCGGGTCCAATTTCCCAGACAATCTGCTGAACTTCTTTAAGAAGGAATACAATAGGGTCCTTTTAAAGAACCAGCAGGTCTTTGTTTTATGGATTTCTATTTGCATCTAGGGCTGAATTAGTGATTGTAACTGGTTCATTATGCTATGAGATATTGATAAAAGCCAAGTATATTTCCGTTTCTTGTAATGGCTTTGAGAAACCAACACTTAGTAACTTCTTCAGAAAATCATGCTACTGTATGCCTATGCAATTGGGTTGTCTTTGATCAGTGAATTTAATGAATATTCAAGTGAATACCTACTTTCAGTTTTGATGCCACCATATTTCTCCAAACCACATTTGAAATTCTAAAATTGTGAATTGAGTATGTCTAAGACAATTATTGCCTtttgaaaatgtcctttaattGGGTTGTGCTCATCACTGCATTAGACGTTTTCTTTCATCATTGACAAGGTGCTGCGATAAACAATCTTAAACATTTGCATATAAGCTTCTTGCTGATAGTTCTCCTTTCAAGATGTCAGCATCCTTTTTTTGGTGACATtttcctagttttttttttcacattgcTTGAAAGTTTTTCTGAGCATCGGTTGCATCTACTTGATACTTTTCCTATATGCTTATAGTTCCGCAACACCCACACAAACTTGGAAAGCTAGAAGAAAAACTGAAATGCTTTGAGTACTAGAAATCTAGACATAATCAATTAAGTCTGAATGattttaaaatgacttttgaaagAGAGACAGTAATGTCTCATAATATCTTGAACTTTTACATCTTTTGAGTTAATAATTGCTcacttgatttttgaattttaggcAGCTGCAGAAATGGATTATAAACCAAGCCGAATGGTTGTAGTTGCTAGACAAGTGGAGGCTTTTATAAGAGAATTTTTTGACCAGAATCCCCTGAGTCAAATTGGCTTGGTGATCTTGAAAGATGGAGTAGCTCATTGCTTAACAGATCTTGGTGGCAGTCCTGAGGCTCATATCAAAGCATTGATGGGTAAATTGGGGACCTCGGGTGATGCATCCCTTCAGAATGGCCTAGATCTTGTGTGTGATCTCCTAAATCAAATCCCATCGTATGGTCATCGTGAAGCCCTTATCTTGTATTCAGCTCTTAGCACATGTGATCCAGGGGATATACTGGAAACCATCCAAAAATGCAAAGCGTCCAAGATAAGGTGCTCAGTAATTGGTCTCTCTGCAGAACTCTACATATGCAAGCATCTCTGCCAAGAGACTGGTGGAATGTATTTTGTTGCATTGGATGAGGTAAGGAATAGATAATTGAGCTCTGAAGTAATGGGAATACGAGAACTTGTGAAACAAAAACTAATAGAATAAGGAAATCTCTGCCAAGAGACTGGTGGAATGCACTTTGTTGCATTGGATGAGGTAAGGAATAGATAATTGAGCTCTGAAGTAATGGGAATACGGGAACTTGAGAAACAAAAACTAATAGAATAAGGAAATCTTTTTCTGGAAATTTAGGAGAAATTTGGTTCTAATTGCCTACTATGTGGAAATTAGAATGTCTCATTGAATAATGATTAACTATATGTGGCAAGCATAATATTGTAaaactttttataatttgattctTTGTTATTGCTCTGTCAGCCTCATTTAAAAGAGTTGGTATTGGAGCATGCCCCACCTCCTCCAGCTATTGCAGAGTTTGCTGTTGCAAATTTGATCAAGATGGGGTTCCCCCAAAGAACAGCAGAGGGTGTCATTTCAATTTGTTCATGTCATAAAGAGGCTAAAGTTGGCGGTGGATACACTTGTCCAAGATGCAAAGCACGAATATGTGAGCTTCCTACCGAGTGTTGCATCTGCGGACTGACCCTTGTATCTTCTCCACATTTGGCAAGGTCATATCACCATCTCTTCCCAATAAGGCCATTTGATGACGTGTCACCCTCAGCTCTGAAAGATTTTCACAAGTTACCAAAGAATTGCTTTGGTTGCCAACTGAGTCTTCTAAATCCTGGTAAGAGTACTCTTAAGcttattttcaaaattgaaaCCATCTAGAGGTAAAATATTCATGCCGCAGAAACAAGAAAATCTGTCTTTTCAGAATTGAAACTTCCAGTGGTAAAAAAGATTCATGCCAAAACGAGGAAATATGTCTTTTCTGTTTGCTCTCAAGATTGCATTGTAAGTAACCTATAATGTGAATCTGGGACCCACTGAAGCACCTGAGCTAGTCTTCCTTatcaaattgaataaataaaaatagaacaCCTGAGATTTGCATTTGTTTCGCAGATATTATCATCATCCATGTACATGTTAGAATGATCGATAATTTGATAATTGTCAAATGGAGTAGTTCATCAGATTAACCCTGGGTACATAACCCTGACCTGAAGCATCTACTGTTGCTGAGGATGTCAGTAAAGTTCCTTTCTTTAAGTTCATAGTTACAGAGAATTGTAGAAGGCATTTACATAATTGTTTGTCATCTGAGATATCTTGTATGTGCATTTGTCCGATTAAAAAAAgaacgaaagaaaaaaaacaagcaGTAATCGTAACTGAGCTTTTGTTGAACTTAAGCAAAAGAAATGTCTCTAGTGTTCTACAGAAGAAACAAGATATTTAGTTTCTAGAGCTTAAATTATTCATGTCCAAGATAATAAGTTCTTTTGTGTTACAATTCTGTGCTTCTCACTGGTTGTTTTAATTATGTCCTTTGAGGACTGTGTTGAGGCTAAATTTCAAGCAATGTTGAAATTTGGTCTTTTAAGGAAGTAGCCTGTTGAACTAgtgtttgtattatttttttgagaattggtaaacattgtattcttcagcattaaggataAGCTGGGGACCTTTAAAAAAtcagaaaagaacaaaaagtaTAATACTTACAAGGATCCTAAGAGTTCTAAAAGTTGATCTGAATCCTCTAATTCTatctctttacaccaaaaatatagaGATACAATGCAATTCCATTTAACCTTGTGAATGGAATTGGATATATCTTCAAAATTCCTACTATTCCTCTCCTTCCACACTGTCCACCAAATGCAATGTGGAATCAAATTCCACCAGGTCTTCTGTCTCTTGCTACTTCCTCTCCTGATCCAACAACTAAGTAAATCAGTTGTATGTTCGGGCATAGTCCATTTCACTTCTAAATAGTTGAGAAACATGGACCATATTTGTGCTGTGAAAGTACAATGTAAGAATAGGTGACTTTTAGTTTCCCCCGTCTTTCCACATAAAGAGCACCACGGAAGTAtgatctttcttttcttcctcaagaCTTCATGTGTCAAGCATGCCTTTCTAATGACCAGCCAAGTAAAGCATTTAACTTTTGTTGGTGCTGCAGCCCTCCAGATATTTTTCCATGAACTCTGGTATCTGCTACTTTGCGAGTTGCACTCCTTTTTATATGCCCTGCCAACTGTGAAGATCCCATCCTTACTGTGTGACCATCTAACAACATCATTGCCAGTATTGGTGCCTGCAAAATCCCCCACTTCCTCCAACAATTTGGTTACTCTCTCTATTTCCCAATCATTTAGAAGTCTTCTGAAATAGAGATCCCAACCTTGTACTGTCCAGCAATCACTGATCATTGCCTCAGAATTGGTGCACAAAATAAATAGATCAGGAAACAGGTCTTTTAGGGGGGTTTGTTTGATCCATACATCCCACCAGAATTTAGTTCTCCTTCCATCCCCCACCTTGATATGTAAATTTGCTTCTAACTTGGGCCATAAGTTTCTAATAGCTCTCCACCCCCCCGCTCCATAAGCATCCGTGCTTATGTTAATACACCAGAATCCATCCTCCCCATATTTACATTTAATCAAATCTTTCCACAAAGCTTGCCTCTCCTCAGTGTATCTCCACAACCATTTCATCAAAAGACTGTTGTTATGCTTCCTCAAATCTCTGATGCCCAAGCCACCTTTATCTTTTCTATGCAAAACTGTCGCCCACTTGACCAAATTGTATCCCTTGTTCTCTTTGCAACCATGCCAAAGGAAATCTCTCCTAAGTTTGTCCAATTTCTTAACCACTTTTGCCGGTATAGTGAAAAGAGACATAACATATGTTGGGAGAGAGTCTAGAACAGAGTTGATAAGAATGTGTCTGCCACCAAAAGAAATGTATTGAGCCTTCCATCTAGCTAGTCTCTTTTCAGTCCTCTCGACTATGTTGTCCCATATCTTAAAGTCTTTGTGTGTATTACCTAAAGGCAAACCCAAATAAGTTGTGGGCAATTTCCCCACTCCGTAGCCCAAAATGTCAGCTAGACTTTGGATGTTTGTCACATCCTTAATAGGATATAAACTGCTCTTTCCCTAGTTAACTTTCAGACCTGTACAAGCttcaaaaaaacaacaaaactaGTGTTTGTATTCAGCCAGATTGTTTTTTGATTTGGCCAAATTTCTTGTAACTTGTGATGAAACTAGGAAATTATTCTGTAAAATGAGGTGTGTTTGGAACAAACATGGCTTGGGATCATAAAAGCTGGAAAGGAAGCAACTTGTCTCTTCTTAATGCAATTCCTAATACATAGACAACCCCTTAAAGTTCCCACGGcttttcatttagacacctaaATTGAAGCTGTTACCCGCAAACACCTAGGGTGTGTTCGGTatgatggaaaatgttttcggtggaaaatattttctaggaaaataagtggatttcttacttttttttagatgaaGTAATTGATTCCATTCATGGCATCAAAAAGATGCAAAGTAGTTACAAAAGAGTGAGTGTGTTCTGTACGCAGGCAAAAAATATTATCCGAAAagcatttgtatataatttgaattttgaacaaTACTATGAGAGGTGAAGGTGAAGGGTAAGGTGTGTGGGGTGGTGGGGATGGAGGCTGCAGGGGTGAGGCTGAAGATGAGGTGTGTTGGAAGGTAGGAAGGACACTATCAATGTGGAATCCCACTTGTGTAACTTATTTacattttccagaaaatgtGTTCTTCCATACTGAACAAACCCCTAATGTATGTCTAAAATGTGCCTATTGAACACTTCATGCTTAgcttggaaaaaataaaatgtgtcagTTCACATGTGAGGGTGTGGCAAATTAGCGAATTGAACCAAGCCACGTGGCTTTTGAattcaactaataaaaaaaggaaaaagaaaacacTAGTGTTTGTATTCAGcgagaattttttttcttcttttttttgccaaatttctttttacttatttttgaaTCAGTCAATAGTAATCATTGAATTAGAGCAAATTTCAATAGTTCTGAAACAAGCTTCCACCACGTCCCAACTTACAAAAAGAACAGGTACTACTACTATAACAGAAATATGTACCCTACAGGAACCATACTAATTACACCATAATTAAACCACCACACCAAGCAGAATCCCATATCCGTTACCAACATTAACATAACTATTCTTTTCTTGACAGCAAGACTTTTGCAGACAAAACAAAAGTCAGAACCAAACCTCCCCTCAACCCCCAAAACCATACAAAGTCCTGCCCTGTCTCTTGAGAGCATACTCAACCTCCAAAGCACTCACCGTCTTCCTACGAGTATGCTCAGTATAAGTAACAGCATCAGGAATCAGATTCTCCAAGAAGATCTTGAGCACCCCACGAGTCTCTTCATAGATTAGCCTACTGATACACTTCACTGCCCCTCTACATGCCAAATGCCTAATGGCTGGCTTTGTGATTCAATGAATGTTATCACAGAGAACCTTACGGTGAAAAGCTTTGCTCCTCCGTTTCCCAAACCTTTTCCTCTCTTTCCACAACCTGACATGTTCAATCAACCTTTAGTTTCTCTGAAATCAGAAGCTTCTGAATTTCTATGATGAAGACAAATTTCTTGTAACTTGTGTGATGAATTAGGAAATTATTCTGTAAAATGAGTTGTGCTTGGACAACATGCTTGGGATCATAAAACCTGGAAAGGAAGCAATTTATCTCTTCTTAATGCAAGTTCAAATACATAGACAACCTCTTAAAGTTGCGGCG of Solanum stenotomum isolate F172 unplaced genomic scaffold, ASM1918654v1 scaffold22375, whole genome shotgun sequence contains these proteins:
- the LOC125851115 gene encoding general transcription factor IIH subunit 2-like encodes the protein MNKEEKRFNQEEEDEEENGRGREAWERTYADERSWESLQEDESGLLRPIDNTTLSHAQYRRRLRTATAARIQKGLIRYLYIIIDFSRAAAEMDYKPSRMVVVARQVEAFIREFFDQNPLSQIGLVILKDGVAHCLTDLGGSPEAHIKALMGKLGTSGDASLQNGLDLVCDLLNQIPSYGHREALILYSALSTCDPGDILETIQKCKASKIRCSVIGLSAELYICKHLCQETGGMYFVALDEPHLKELVLEHAPPPPAIAEFAVANLIKMGFPQRTAEGVISICSCHKEAKVGGGYTCPRCKARICELPTECCICGLTLVSSPHLARSYHHLFPIRPFDDVSPSALKDFHKLPKNCFGCQLSLLNPGNLPGPQVACPNCKQHFCLDCDIYIHESLHNCPGCESLRNSKTISDMEE